The window TGCATTAATTACCAAAATTTCAAGTTGGACTTTTTATTGAAGATACCCTTTCAAAATGCTATTGTGTCTTCACATATGGAAAACACAGAAAGAAAACGCGTACTGATTGTCGACGACGAGGAAATCATCAGGTACTCGCTTGTAAACATTCTCAAAGGTTATGGATACGATGCTGTGGATGTCGGTTCCGGTGAAGAAGCCGTCCGGATTATAAGCGAACAGAGAATTCATCTTATACTGTCCGATCTCGTAATGGAAGGAATGGACGGCCTGCAGCTTCTCGAAAATGTCAAGCTCGTATCACCTCAGACCATATTTATCCTTATAACGGGATACGGATCGCTCAAAACCGCAGTATCGGCGCTCAGGCTTGGCGCCTATGATTACCTGCTCAAGCCGTGCGATGAAGAAGAGCTGTGCTACCGCGTAAAACGCGCCCTGGAAATGCAGAACTTCGGTGAAGAGCAGAAGCGTATTCAGGAAACAAGCGCAATAGCAAAGACAACAATCACACTGTCTGACAAGATCAATACGCCTCTTAATATAATCCTTGGAAATGTGGAAATCCTCCAGC of the Desulfomonilia bacterium genome contains:
- a CDS encoding response regulator, with amino-acid sequence MENTERKRVLIVDDEEIIRYSLVNILKGYGYDAVDVGSGEEAVRIISEQRIHLILSDLVMEGMDGLQLLENVKLVSPQTIFILITGYGSLKTAVSALRLGAYDYLLKPCDEEELCYRVKRALEMQNFGEEQKRIQETSAIAKTTITLSDKINTPLNIILGNVEILQLLFKDIEDIKVKKTLETIEKQIFSIKEVMEKLAKLTNAETRKYTSFPDYEIINLPSEE